From a single Thalassophryne amazonica chromosome 7, fThaAma1.1, whole genome shotgun sequence genomic region:
- the mrps12 gene encoding 28S ribosomal protein S12, mitochondrial: MWSFWTLRPALTSLIQASQHASVWTRPLLSRAMATLNQMHRKGRPKFPPKPLGPTFGRPQLKGVVLKTMIRKPKKPNSANRKCARVRLSNGKEVVVFIPGEGHNLQEHNVVLVEGGRTQDLPGVKLKVVRGKYDCAHVVKKKQ, from the exons ATGTGGTCATTCTGGACCCTGAGACCAGCACTGACATCACTGATCCAAG CATCCCAGCATGCCTCTGTCTGGACGAGGCCCCTCCTCTCCAGGGCCATGGCAACCCTCAACCAGATGCACCGTAAGGGGAGGCCCAAGTTCCCTCCAAAGCCCCTTGGCCCCACGTTCGGCCGTCCCCAGCTGAAGGGAGTGGTCTTAAAGACCATGATCCGTAAGCCCAAGAAGCCCAACTCCGCCAACAGGAAGTGTGCCCGGGTGCGTCTGTCTAATGGCAAGGAGGTGGTGGTGTTCATTCCTGGGGAAGGGCACAACCTGCAGGAGCACAATGTGGTCCTGGTGGAGGGCGGGCGGACCCAGGACCTGCCCGGGGTCAAACTGAAGGTGGTAAGGGGTAAATATGACTGTGCCCATGTGGTGAAGAAGAAACAGTGA